One genomic window of Caldivirga maquilingensis IC-167 includes the following:
- a CDS encoding uracil-DNA glycosylase, giving the protein MSINAHYHDLLRNLINCNYCERLVRYRVTVPPLPRFSNDEYWRKPVPPWGDLSNPRIMIVGLAPAAHGGNRTGRMFTGDASAQFLFKALHACGLSNNPYSLSRIDGTKVNCVYITSVVKCAPPDNKPTPGEVKACVGRWFINEINMVKPRAIVVLGEVAWRGVAMALGLRGGFKHGGVVKINDTAVYMSYHPSPRNTNTGRLRLSDLVNILCAAAKYAGCPTPQLQGNPQA; this is encoded by the coding sequence GTGAGTATTAATGCACATTACCATGATTTACTCAGGAACCTAATTAATTGCAACTACTGCGAAAGGTTAGTAAGGTATAGGGTAACCGTGCCACCGTTACCTAGGTTTAGTAATGATGAATACTGGAGGAAACCAGTACCACCTTGGGGAGACTTGAGTAACCCAAGAATCATGATAGTGGGGTTAGCACCAGCCGCCCATGGTGGCAATAGGACGGGTAGAATGTTCACCGGTGATGCGAGCGCCCAATTCCTTTTCAAGGCTCTTCACGCATGTGGATTATCAAATAACCCATATAGCCTTAGTAGGATTGACGGCACTAAGGTTAACTGTGTTTACATTACGTCAGTCGTTAAGTGTGCACCACCGGATAATAAACCAACTCCAGGTGAGGTTAAGGCTTGTGTAGGCAGGTGGTTTATTAATGAAATAAATATGGTTAAGCCTAGGGCGATAGTGGTGCTTGGTGAAGTTGCATGGAGGGGAGTGGCCATGGCTCTTGGGCTACGTGGAGGCTTTAAGCATGGGGGTGTAGTTAAGATTAACGATACTGCAGTATACATGAGTTATCACCCAAGTCCAAGGAATACTAATACTGGTAGGTTAAGATTAAGTGACCTAGTTAACATACTATGTGCAGCCGCTAAATACGCTGGTTGCCCTACTCCTCAACTTCAAGGAAACCCTCAGGCGTAA
- a CDS encoding metallophosphoesterase family protein, whose protein sequence is MRILATSDVHSPKHLSEFKNSLVNVSNVDLALLAGDMVDGGRIEYYSVIINLLRNRAGAIIAVPGNEEYDDKLRALKGMSGLTLLNDEALIINGVKIIGSRGILDKPTKWQERNIKGIDELYRRRLGWLINELKNSNEVILLTHYAPVYATLEGENEYNYPLLGTRKLEEVLSSSRVLAIHGHAHRSKTRCVKMGDSVIINAAFENVASPFIIDYSDGGINVIEPREYSRCKEVSAHNKTSTLKSTGLDEWLK, encoded by the coding sequence GTGAGAATACTTGCAACTTCAGATGTTCATTCACCAAAGCATTTAAGCGAGTTCAAGAATAGTTTAGTTAATGTTAGTAACGTTGACTTAGCCCTATTGGCTGGAGATATGGTTGATGGGGGTAGGATTGAGTACTACAGTGTAATAATCAACTTATTGAGGAATAGGGCTGGTGCTATTATAGCTGTACCGGGTAATGAGGAGTATGATGATAAGTTAAGGGCATTGAAGGGGATGAGTGGCTTAACCCTGCTGAATGATGAGGCACTCATCATTAATGGTGTTAAAATCATTGGATCAAGGGGCATATTAGATAAGCCAACTAAATGGCAGGAGAGGAACATTAAGGGTATTGATGAATTATATAGGAGGAGACTGGGGTGGTTGATTAATGAGCTTAAGAACTCCAATGAAGTCATCCTACTAACCCACTATGCACCAGTCTACGCAACACTGGAGGGTGAGAATGAGTATAATTACCCACTCCTAGGTACTAGAAAACTTGAGGAAGTATTATCAAGCAGTAGGGTACTTGCCATACATGGTCATGCTCATCGTTCAAAAACCAGGTGTGTTAAAATGGGTGACTCAGTAATAATTAATGCAGCCTTCGAGAACGTTGCCTCCCCATTCATAATAGATTATAGTGATGGTGGAATTAACGTAATTGAACCAAGGGAATACAGTAGGTGTAAGGAAGTTAGCGCACATAATAAAACCAGTACCCTTAAATCCACTGGTCTTGATGAGTGGCTTAAGTAG
- a CDS encoding glycerate kinase type-2 family protein translates to MQANDSSELRDLALRLVNQALTASDPAPVVRNCVRQVGSSINVCGREFNVRDIAVVAIGKAAPRLIDGALSSVNATRALAVIPRDWVKPKSSNVEVIESTHPLPSDLSIKAAEEIIELSRTLSRGDLALILISGGGSALVELPRPPLTIDDLVELNRLMLNSGMSISEINTVRKHVSMIKGGQLAQYFIKRGVRVVGLYVSDVPGDDPSLIASGPTVPDKSSFSDAVSILKARGIWGSLPDKVKVLLENGVRGSIPETPKRLKAMNKVILTNLNVLKSLRLRLSELGVKSIILTSRLEGEAREVGKALASITLDSLRRGLLLKRGVVLAGGEPTVTVRGNGRGGRTMELAAAFAKSVSGHGSVALLALATDGIDGNTDAAGAYADYTTESRAMSIGLSIDDALSRNDTYTLFKALNDTIITGPTGTQVNTIIAMLINAKITHQVQ, encoded by the coding sequence ATGCAGGCTAACGATTCCAGTGAACTTAGGGATCTTGCACTTAGGTTAGTTAATCAAGCTCTTACTGCCTCAGATCCGGCACCAGTGGTTAGGAATTGTGTTAGACAGGTAGGTAGTAGTATTAATGTTTGCGGTAGGGAATTTAACGTGAGGGATATTGCTGTGGTTGCTATTGGTAAAGCCGCCCCAAGGCTTATTGATGGTGCATTATCCTCAGTGAATGCAACCAGGGCATTAGCAGTAATACCTAGGGATTGGGTAAAGCCTAAGTCGAGTAATGTTGAGGTTATTGAATCAACACACCCATTACCAAGTGATTTAAGCATTAAGGCCGCTGAGGAGATTATTGAATTATCCAGAACCTTAAGTAGAGGTGACTTAGCCTTAATCCTCATTAGCGGTGGTGGAAGCGCATTAGTTGAATTACCTAGGCCACCATTAACCATTGATGATTTAGTTGAGTTAAATAGGTTAATGCTTAATTCGGGAATGAGCATCAGTGAGATTAACACTGTACGTAAGCACGTATCAATGATTAAGGGTGGTCAATTAGCCCAATACTTCATTAAGAGGGGTGTTAGGGTTGTTGGATTATATGTTAGTGATGTACCTGGTGATGATCCATCACTAATAGCAAGCGGCCCAACGGTCCCAGATAAGTCAAGCTTCAGTGACGCCGTAAGCATTCTTAAGGCAAGGGGTATTTGGGGTAGTTTACCGGATAAGGTTAAGGTTTTACTTGAAAATGGGGTAAGGGGTAGTATTCCAGAAACCCCAAAGAGGCTTAAGGCTATGAATAAGGTAATATTAACTAACCTTAATGTACTTAAGAGCCTAAGGTTAAGGCTCAGTGAACTTGGCGTTAAGTCAATCATATTAACATCCAGGCTTGAGGGTGAAGCCCGTGAGGTTGGGAAGGCATTAGCCTCAATCACCCTTGACTCCTTAAGGAGAGGCTTACTGCTTAAGAGGGGTGTAGTGTTGGCTGGTGGTGAACCTACCGTTACCGTTAGGGGTAATGGTAGGGGTGGTAGAACAATGGAGCTTGCAGCAGCCTTCGCTAAGTCAGTGAGTGGGCATGGTTCAGTGGCTTTACTGGCCTTAGCCACGGATGGTATTGATGGTAATACCGATGCCGCAGGTGCATACGCCGACTACACCACTGAATCAAGGGCGATGAGTATTGGTTTAAGCATAGATGATGCCTTAAGTAGAAACGATACGTACACTCTATTTAAGGCATTAAATGACACCATTATAACAGGCCCAACGGGGACTCAGGTTAACACAATTATAGCCATGCTAATTAACGCTAAGATCACTCACCAAGTCCAGTAA
- a CDS encoding APC family permease, whose amino-acid sequence MALFVRQSSGLVKRASLWDAAMLNVANMGAGLAVFIGISPFVIPGAVLWLSSILTFILTLPLVILYTYFIARIPRTGGDYVWITRKLHGGLGSIMGIALAFNMPPFFALSAFFSVTTVNNVLLVIGYSHGQQDLIKLANIVFSTSNAWFNYTIALIAFIIILLINIIRPSAGFKLTTALGALALTGTAAAMIVLGFSIPTFHQSIGQFLRYFNLTNQSAYTGPSFSLPATLYMIPYFASYAYIWLYAGPAVAAEIRDRRGLLYNEILGSVITVIFITLPFLLMDLAAGYSFNMTYYPTSIYNFWNIAIYLARNEALQWFIGLGLIAWEFFIMAFGVIVFARYVFAFSFDRLFPEIFSRLNKWGSPMYAHLLDLAATAVFLAFPIISPNGYEALYSYTPLAIIYLILVSVAGIKAAREEGNKGMLVSSVLSLIPLSLLGYEAFTNPYFGVIESLKPLQPYYPGLAYVLGLIGLGAVVYTASKYINMKRGIDITLVYKEIPPE is encoded by the coding sequence ATGGCTTTATTCGTTAGGCAGAGTTCCGGTCTTGTTAAGAGGGCCTCACTGTGGGATGCTGCAATGCTTAACGTCGCTAACATGGGTGCTGGCTTAGCCGTATTCATAGGTATTAGCCCCTTTGTGATACCTGGTGCAGTATTATGGTTATCAAGTATACTGACATTCATACTAACCCTCCCACTGGTGATACTTTACACCTACTTCATAGCTAGGATACCTAGGACTGGTGGGGATTACGTGTGGATCACCAGGAAGCTTCACGGAGGTTTAGGCTCAATCATGGGTATTGCCCTAGCCTTCAACATGCCTCCATTCTTCGCACTCTCAGCCTTCTTCTCCGTTACCACTGTGAATAATGTGCTATTGGTTATAGGGTACTCTCATGGTCAACAAGACTTAATTAAATTAGCAAACATAGTATTCAGTACCAGTAATGCATGGTTTAACTACACCATAGCCTTAATCGCATTCATAATTATACTGTTAATTAATATAATTAGGCCTAGCGCCGGTTTCAAGTTAACCACAGCCTTAGGGGCATTAGCCTTAACAGGCACTGCAGCAGCAATGATTGTTCTAGGCTTCTCAATACCAACCTTCCACCAGAGTATTGGGCAATTCCTAAGGTACTTCAATCTAACTAACCAGAGCGCATACACAGGCCCCTCCTTTAGCTTACCTGCAACATTATACATGATACCGTACTTCGCCTCATACGCCTACATATGGCTCTACGCCGGGCCAGCCGTGGCCGCTGAGATAAGGGATAGACGGGGGCTATTGTATAATGAAATCCTAGGAAGCGTAATAACGGTAATCTTCATTACCCTACCCTTCCTATTAATGGATTTAGCTGCGGGTTACAGTTTCAACATGACCTATTACCCAACCAGCATATACAACTTCTGGAATATTGCAATATACTTAGCTCGCAATGAGGCATTACAATGGTTCATTGGCCTAGGTCTAATTGCCTGGGAGTTCTTCATAATGGCCTTTGGCGTAATAGTCTTCGCACGCTACGTGTTCGCCTTCTCCTTCGATAGGTTATTCCCAGAAATCTTCTCAAGGCTTAATAAGTGGGGTTCACCAATGTACGCCCACTTACTTGACTTAGCCGCCACAGCGGTCTTCCTGGCCTTCCCGATAATAAGCCCGAATGGGTATGAGGCACTATACAGTTATACACCATTAGCCATAATTTACTTAATACTCGTATCAGTGGCTGGCATTAAGGCTGCTAGAGAGGAGGGGAATAAGGGGATGCTGGTTTCATCAGTACTCTCACTAATACCTCTATCGCTCCTAGGTTATGAGGCATTCACGAACCCGTACTTTGGTGTTATTGAATCATTAAAGCCGCTGCAACCATATTACCCAGGATTAGCCTACGTGCTTGGCCTCATAGGATTAGGCGCAGTAGTCTATACTGCATCTAAGTACATTAACATGAAGAGGGGGATAGATATAACCCTAGTGTATAAGGAAATACCACCTGAGTAA
- a CDS encoding damage-control phosphatase ARMT1 family protein, translating to MKPHRECPLCIVSVRLNEVASAQINDEKVIDASSLVLEESAKAFRRDDELTRIASSIFAELVSRYPEVIEYYKVAKRRSIDNAKAQLALIKSALHDLSGFNLFKAATRVSIAGNLLDMGVASHKPPSELSLNSIMSMPFSIDHTSELYNMLSKGGLRVLWLFDNAGEAVFDTVLIDLIRGMGNTVTGVAKAEPGFQNDLTISDAEYAELGNHLDELISTGYAGSSIHLDKVSSEFLSRLKASDLVVAKGMAHFEYLSEVNLGKPTAFLLVPKCGPVARVLGVEKGTLVAMLR from the coding sequence ATGAAGCCGCATAGGGAATGCCCACTCTGCATAGTGAGTGTTAGGCTTAATGAGGTTGCCTCGGCTCAAATTAATGATGAGAAGGTTATTGATGCATCATCACTGGTGTTAGAGGAGTCCGCCAAGGCCTTCAGGAGAGATGATGAATTAACTAGGATTGCCTCAAGTATATTTGCTGAATTAGTTTCAAGGTACCCTGAGGTTATTGAGTATTATAAGGTTGCTAAACGTAGGAGCATTGATAATGCCAAGGCTCAGTTAGCCTTAATTAAATCAGCATTACATGATTTAAGCGGATTCAATTTATTTAAGGCAGCCACCAGGGTTTCAATAGCAGGTAACCTACTGGACATGGGGGTGGCTTCCCATAAACCACCCAGTGAATTATCGTTAAACTCAATCATGAGTATGCCCTTCTCCATAGACCATACCAGTGAATTATACAATATGCTGAGTAAGGGTGGCTTAAGGGTACTGTGGCTTTTTGATAATGCTGGTGAAGCAGTGTTTGACACTGTTCTCATAGATTTAATCAGAGGCATGGGTAATACAGTTACCGGTGTGGCTAAGGCTGAGCCAGGTTTTCAAAATGACTTAACAATAAGTGACGCTGAATACGCTGAACTAGGTAATCACCTGGATGAATTAATATCAACAGGATATGCGGGTTCAAGTATACATTTAGATAAGGTTAGTAGTGAATTCCTAAGCAGGCTAAAGGCCAGTGACCTAGTGGTGGCTAAGGGTATGGCTCACTTCGAGTACTTATCCGAGGTTAATTTAGGTAAACCCACAGCATTCCTACTGGTTCCTAAATGCGGGCCTGTTGCCAGGGTATTGGGTGTTGAGAAGGGTACCCTAGTAGCTATGTTAAGGTGA
- a CDS encoding cupin domain-containing protein, with protein MHVGNWANVPQQDVSSLLKGTRGFYIQWLVTKDHGSVKYAVRRFVVKPGGYMPLHNHKYTEAVIILKGKLRVKGNGVLYDLGPGSFFFTGPYEPHSLENIGDDDAEFICVISYEDDMELRPLE; from the coding sequence ATGCATGTAGGTAACTGGGCTAATGTACCTCAACAGGACGTATCAAGCCTACTTAAGGGGACTAGGGGATTCTACATTCAGTGGCTTGTAACTAAGGATCATGGTTCAGTGAAATATGCTGTGAGGAGGTTTGTGGTTAAGCCAGGTGGCTACATGCCTCTTCATAATCATAAGTACACGGAGGCTGTAATTATACTTAAGGGTAAGCTTAGGGTTAAGGGTAATGGTGTCCTCTACGACCTTGGACCTGGTTCATTCTTCTTCACGGGACCATATGAACCCCATTCATTAGAGAACATTGGTGACGATGACGCTGAATTCATTTGCGTAATATCCTATGAGGATGATATGGAATTAAGGCCCCTTGAGTAA
- a CDS encoding MmgE/PrpD family protein has translation MPKDLSEVFVDYAMSIGFDDLPTNVVKEVKRRILDSLGVALASYSAEPVKYARLAALGFRGNVPIIGSSQLTTVDWAAFINTLMVRYLDFNDTYLSKEPLHPSDMIGTALAVSQYLGSSGKEVITALAIGYEAGVRLCDAASLRAHGWDHVNYTGIGHLLVAGKLMRVNREAFINAIAIHATSHLSTRQNRVGELSHWKAAATANQARNAVFSVVVASHGLTGPDKPFEGEMGFIRQLLGGEFDYGPMKDLENLTKPSAILRTYIKPYPVEYHAQSAVEASLRIRSELGAIDPSDVESISIRTFKAAYDIIVKDPEKWNPKTKETADHSLMWAVATALINGDLWLSHYEPSRIRDPRVLELIKRIKVTVDPELDKQYPQATPTVVSVKLRNGKETEVKIDYPKGHPMNPMSDDEVEGKFRRLTTGLLTVKQQDEVIRVVWGLEDIKDLASLIKATVI, from the coding sequence ATGCCTAAGGATTTATCAGAGGTTTTCGTGGATTACGCAATGAGCATAGGCTTCGATGATTTACCCACTAATGTTGTTAAGGAGGTTAAGAGGAGGATACTTGATAGCCTTGGGGTTGCATTAGCCTCATACTCAGCTGAGCCTGTTAAGTACGCTAGGTTAGCTGCATTGGGTTTTAGGGGTAATGTACCCATAATTGGTTCAAGTCAATTAACCACCGTTGATTGGGCTGCCTTCATAAATACGCTTATGGTTAGGTACCTTGACTTTAACGACACTTACCTATCCAAGGAGCCGCTGCATCCATCAGACATGATTGGTACAGCCTTAGCTGTTTCACAGTACCTTGGGTCAAGTGGGAAGGAGGTTATTACAGCCTTAGCCATTGGTTATGAGGCTGGGGTTAGATTATGTGATGCAGCCTCACTTAGGGCTCATGGGTGGGATCACGTTAACTACACTGGCATAGGGCACTTACTGGTTGCTGGTAAATTAATGAGGGTTAATAGGGAGGCATTCATTAACGCCATTGCCATACATGCAACCTCCCACTTATCCACAAGGCAGAATAGGGTTGGTGAATTATCTCACTGGAAGGCAGCCGCCACCGCTAATCAGGCTAGGAACGCTGTATTCTCCGTGGTGGTGGCCTCCCATGGCTTAACTGGACCTGATAAACCCTTTGAGGGGGAAATGGGGTTCATTAGGCAGCTCCTGGGTGGTGAGTTTGATTACGGGCCCATGAAGGATCTTGAGAACCTTACTAAGCCATCAGCCATATTGAGAACCTACATTAAGCCTTACCCAGTGGAGTATCATGCCCAGTCAGCAGTTGAGGCTTCACTTAGGATTCGCAGCGAATTAGGTGCAATTGATCCAAGTGATGTTGAATCCATTAGCATTAGGACGTTTAAGGCGGCTTACGACATTATTGTTAAGGACCCTGAGAAGTGGAATCCTAAGACTAAGGAGACCGCTGACCATAGTTTAATGTGGGCAGTAGCAACCGCTTTAATTAATGGTGACTTATGGTTAAGTCACTATGAGCCATCTAGAATAAGGGATCCCAGGGTGCTTGAGTTAATTAAGAGGATTAAGGTTACTGTTGACCCTGAATTAGATAAACAGTATCCACAAGCCACACCCACCGTGGTTAGTGTTAAACTGAGAAATGGAAAGGAAACTGAGGTTAAGATTGATTACCCAAAGGGCCACCCCATGAACCCCATGAGCGATGATGAGGTTGAGGGCAAGTTTAGGAGGCTTACCACTGGTTTACTCACCGTTAAGCAGCAGGACGAGGTTATAAGGGTGGTTTGGGGTCTTGAGGATATTAAGGACTTAGCATCATTAATTAAGGCAACTGTAATCTAA
- a CDS encoding MFS transporter — protein MVNKDTYIAILAGMGGFTDGFALLLGGAALLSLSHYFKLTPGIEGLIISMPFIGSVIGSLIFGRLADLLGRRAIFLNVLLFFVLGSLISAVAYNTLLIIIGRLLVGIGIGGDIPAGASLVAELSNKGSRGRLISIQSMLWGLGGFAAALVALPLLNLMGAESWRLIFGLGAIPPLIVLVLRRSINESWVWEIKRRNSSNIKLSNRSRYTLVLAFTAASLFVWTFILAIFANYTPTILVNAMQLNKAMALLISGLQWIGFVAGGLIVFKYCDRLGRRTLIVPATVGEAALLYLSIIMVKDPVTLSLILITLWVLGGVGYIVNSIYSAELFPTLLRGTSNGISFSAGRLGGYISTLILPSLLLSIGLSKVFLILAVMITPLIATCIATAPRSENKSLEELEKDYF, from the coding sequence ATGGTGAATAAGGATACATACATTGCCATACTGGCTGGAATGGGTGGTTTCACGGATGGTTTCGCATTACTACTGGGTGGTGCAGCATTACTATCATTAAGTCATTACTTTAAATTAACCCCTGGGATTGAGGGATTAATAATATCAATGCCGTTCATAGGTTCAGTTATTGGTTCATTAATCTTCGGTAGATTAGCCGATTTATTAGGTAGGAGGGCAATATTCCTAAACGTCCTACTCTTCTTCGTCTTAGGTTCACTTATAAGCGCCGTAGCCTACAATACGCTACTCATAATTATTGGTAGATTACTAGTAGGTATTGGAATAGGGGGTGATATACCAGCTGGCGCCAGTCTAGTGGCTGAATTATCTAATAAGGGTAGTAGAGGTAGGTTAATTTCAATACAAAGCATGTTATGGGGACTCGGTGGTTTTGCGGCGGCGTTGGTTGCATTACCATTACTGAACCTAATGGGTGCTGAATCATGGAGGTTAATATTCGGGCTAGGTGCAATACCACCTTTAATAGTGTTAGTCTTAAGAAGAAGCATTAATGAGAGTTGGGTATGGGAAATCAAGAGGAGAAATAGCAGTAATATTAAGTTAAGTAATCGTAGTAGGTATACATTAGTCTTAGCCTTCACCGCAGCGTCGTTATTTGTATGGACATTTATCTTAGCCATATTCGCCAATTATACACCCACCATATTAGTTAATGCAATGCAGCTTAATAAGGCTATGGCATTACTCATAAGTGGACTTCAGTGGATTGGCTTCGTAGCTGGTGGATTAATCGTATTCAAGTACTGTGATAGGCTTGGTAGAAGAACACTCATAGTACCTGCGACAGTGGGTGAGGCTGCATTACTTTACTTATCAATAATAATGGTCAAGGATCCAGTGACACTATCACTAATACTAATAACTCTATGGGTACTGGGGGGAGTCGGCTACATTGTGAACAGCATATATTCAGCGGAATTATTCCCAACACTACTCAGGGGTACATCAAACGGTATAAGTTTCTCAGCAGGGAGACTGGGTGGGTATATAAGTACGCTTATATTACCATCACTGCTGTTGAGTATTGGATTAAGTAAAGTATTCTTAATCCTTGCAGTCATGATAACCCCATTAATTGCAACCTGCATAGCCACTGCACCACGTAGTGAGAATAAGAGCTTAGAGGAATTAGAAAAAGACTACTTCTAA
- a CDS encoding helicase-related protein, translating to MVEFKVNVNGVLIKRQWNWGTVVKVKDELKRMGFKWNPSDTTWVGKLSRINDVEKLRELLRLSASEYELIVKPLLKASIKVPKVPEEFKQCAMGNRVNVPCVAKLIMEDEYVEAESFEDYVTKLVGKAMEKLGVKSDDAVEEAVKILLNDHSLRETYGRRIEWRLAIVDNGKVTLNFLAKGLLKSLREIRIPYNTVDKQGNLNRYEIPVIGRDDVYRDGDKWIIRFPVFEKQTIESLLRKLGYVIKEVEWKPRSIPVPKDNVNLLDFQRNALEAWVKNGYKGTVVIPTGGGKTFIALKAIATVKVPTIILVVTEELMNQWHDRIRRMLGIEAGRLGGGFNEIKDVTVAIYNSAVKYIGDIRDRFDLAIFDECLPYDALVITDKGLIPIGEIVEKRLPVKVLTHKGRFMRITNYFKIPLVKRLVRITHEKGELTVTEDHLILTQNGWKPAIELRNGDLLYFYNTQAPQGRIQSGLNLREPLYGKQPKPMNNEPTKVATTLGDDDIIKDSGQGLLLINSMGNKRYEAKHDSYFTPVRVLSVNVLVDKDHDNAIRQSLPSPYAEHEVDEGIPKINPVTGIRGILGGVGVVYDIEVEEDHSFIADGVVVHNCHHVPAETFKNVAFKLTAPYRLALSATPTRKDGNEELIYLTSGGVVHKATYLDMVHAGLVVPIRHFRIYVKLSEDEVKEYRSIGEDNAIMLRNTAAQAKAKIPVTVQLTKLEYSLGSKVIVFTQYIEQAEEIYEELKKELGVKVALITSKTSNRDDIFERFRLGNVKVLVTTTVLDEGIDVPDADVAVVVSGTGSPRQMIQRVGRVVRQTEGKVEARVYEIIARNTIEEALSNERHPDDEVYEKECRKYDEKDLSLLLNRVKAIVSKLKEQGSMLKYVK from the coding sequence GTGGTGGAGTTTAAGGTTAATGTTAATGGTGTATTAATTAAGAGGCAATGGAACTGGGGGACTGTAGTCAAGGTTAAGGATGAGTTGAAGAGAATGGGGTTTAAGTGGAATCCCAGTGATACAACCTGGGTGGGTAAATTAAGTAGGATTAATGACGTTGAGAAGCTTAGGGAGCTACTTAGGTTAAGCGCCAGTGAGTATGAGTTAATTGTTAAGCCATTACTTAAGGCATCAATTAAGGTTCCTAAGGTTCCGGAGGAGTTTAAGCAGTGTGCAATGGGTAATAGGGTTAATGTACCATGTGTTGCTAAACTCATAATGGAGGATGAATACGTTGAGGCTGAGTCATTCGAGGATTACGTTACTAAGCTTGTGGGTAAGGCGATGGAGAAACTAGGGGTTAAGAGTGATGATGCCGTTGAGGAGGCCGTGAAAATACTCCTGAATGATCATTCCCTAAGGGAGACTTACGGTAGGAGAATTGAATGGAGACTTGCCATTGTTGATAACGGTAAGGTGACGTTAAACTTCCTAGCCAAGGGACTACTTAAGAGCCTTAGGGAGATTAGAATACCTTACAATACTGTTGATAAGCAAGGTAACTTGAATAGGTATGAAATACCAGTTATAGGTAGGGATGATGTGTATAGGGATGGTGATAAATGGATTATTAGGTTCCCTGTATTTGAAAAGCAAACCATAGAGTCATTACTGAGGAAACTGGGCTACGTTATTAAGGAAGTTGAGTGGAAACCTAGATCAATCCCAGTGCCTAAGGATAATGTTAATCTACTGGATTTCCAAAGGAATGCATTAGAGGCGTGGGTTAAGAATGGTTATAAGGGAACAGTGGTCATCCCAACAGGTGGTGGTAAAACATTCATCGCATTAAAGGCCATTGCAACAGTTAAAGTACCTACAATAATACTAGTGGTTACGGAGGAATTAATGAATCAGTGGCATGATAGAATCAGAAGGATGCTGGGTATTGAGGCAGGTAGGCTTGGTGGTGGGTTTAATGAAATCAAGGATGTGACCGTAGCCATATATAATTCAGCGGTTAAGTACATAGGTGACATTAGGGATAGATTCGACTTAGCAATCTTCGATGAGTGTTTACCATATGATGCATTAGTTATTACGGATAAGGGATTAATACCCATAGGGGAGATTGTGGAGAAGAGATTACCCGTTAAGGTTCTTACGCATAAAGGACGCTTCATGCGTATTACTAATTACTTCAAAATACCCTTAGTTAAGAGACTAGTAAGGATTACGCATGAGAAAGGCGAATTAACGGTAACGGAAGACCATCTAATCCTTACACAGAATGGGTGGAAACCAGCAATAGAATTAAGGAACGGAGACTTACTATACTTCTACAATACGCAGGCGCCACAGGGTAGAATTCAAAGCGGCTTAAATCTCAGGGAACCATTATACGGTAAGCAACCTAAACCTATGAATAATGAACCCACTAAAGTAGCAACTACCCTTGGAGATGATGACATTATTAAAGATAGTGGACAAGGATTACTGCTTATTAATTCCATGGGAAATAAGAGGTATGAAGCTAAGCATGATTCATACTTTACCCCAGTGAGAGTACTTAGTGTGAACGTTCTTGTAGATAAAGATCATGATAATGCGATACGGCAATCACTACCTTCTCCGTATGCTGAACATGAAGTTGATGAGGGGATTCCTAAGATTAATCCAGTCACCGGCATTAGAGGTATTTTAGGAGGGGTAGGGGTTGTTTATGATATTGAGGTGGAGGAGGATCATAGTTTCATAGCTGATGGTGTGGTTGTTCATAATTGCCATCATGTGCCTGCTGAGACTTTTAAGAACGTTGCATTCAAGTTGACTGCACCCTATAGGTTAGCCTTATCAGCAACACCAACTAGGAAGGATGGTAACGAGGAATTAATATACCTAACCAGTGGTGGTGTGGTGCATAAGGCGACTTACCTAGACATGGTTCATGCTGGTCTCGTTGTCCCAATAAGGCACTTCAGGATTTACGTTAAGTTAAGTGAGGATGAGGTTAAGGAGTATAGGTCAATTGGGGAGGATAACGCCATAATGCTTAGGAACACTGCGGCTCAGGCTAAGGCTAAGATTCCAGTGACTGTTCAATTAACTAAACTGGAGTATTCACTGGGAAGTAAGGTAATAGTGTTTACACAGTATATTGAGCAGGCTGAGGAGATTTACGAGGAATTGAAGAAGGAGCTTGGGGTTAAGGTAGCGTTAATAACATCTAAGACCAGTAATAGGGATGATATATTTGAGAGATTCAGGTTAGGTAATGTTAAGGTCCTGGTTACTACAACAGTGTTGGATGAGGGTATTGATGTGCCTGATGCTGATGTAGCCGTAGTGGTTTCAGGAACAGGTTCACCTAGGCAAATGATTCAGAGGGTTGGGCGTGTGGTTAGGCAGACTGAGGGTAAAGTTGAGGCTAGGGTCTATGAAATAATTGCTAGAAACACCATTGAGGAGGCCTTAAGTAATGAGAGGCACCCGGATGATGAAGTCTACGAGAAGGAGTGTAGGAAGTATGATGAGAAGGACCTAAGTCTACTCCTAAATAGGGTTAAGGCAATAGTTAGTAAACTTAAGGAGCAGGGTAGCATGCTTAAGTATGTTAAATGA